GTTTTGACaatgttttatgcatttttgcCTGTATTTGACAAGTGATATCACACATACTTGTACTGTttcctccactacattttgttAATCAAGCTCATACGTGGACTTGGGAAGACCAAGATCTTCCTGCAAACgaaaatacaatacaacatcttaagacacataaaacaaaagcatgGCAATTGGCCTTGTGACACTTCCTGGGATATTTACACAAACATATCCAGTATGAGCTTGGCCTCTTTCTAATTCATACTAGTTAGACATTAAGAAAGAAGATTTTTATCGGTATGATATGAAGATGTGTAatgcttgtttgtatttgcattgctattttaaaagttttgacaatgttttatgcatttttgcCTGTATTTGACAAATGTTAGTGATATCACATATACTTATACTTTTTCCTCAACTACATTTTGTTAATCACGATTTTACATACAAATTATAGACATaggtttaaaatgttttttttttttaaaaaaataaataaattaaactaccAAACAGTATAGAGTTTTTATCTGTGTGATCAGAGTGTATTTGTAATATTTCCGATAGTCCATGAAGGCAGCAGTACAGGCAGGGTTGGAGGTTCGGTCGGACTCGACGGCCGAGGAGGGGGGCACTGTTGTCATTCGTCAGGGCTGTGTGTCGAGCTTTTGTCCAGGAGAAATGGCTGGGATTAAAGGTAAGacatttacactttttatttCGTTTATAACGCCTCTGAAATCCGGCTCAGTTAATATAACTGTGTATGAATATCCTGAAGAGAGATGGATGCGTTGGTGATGTCCAGCTAGCTAACGGTAACGTGAGAGTAGTTAGCCGCAGGGCCAGTACACTCGGTAGCATGTAGCTGAATAGCCTGCATTCACTGGGCTAGAAGGAGGCGCTACTTAGTCAACACAATTAAGCGCACATTTGCTTCAGCTAGTTGAGACTACAGCCCTGTTATATTGCTATTACTATTATAATACAGTATTTAATGCAATTCCCTTTGAGTTGTATAACAACGTAGTAGTTACCGTtataatgctaatgctagccgCACCTGACTTCAGTAATTACTCAGCCGCTGACTGAGATGCTGTGCTTGTTCCAGTGAGCTGCCGGGATTAATTGCTGTTAACAAGCACTCACATTGACTGTATTACATTCAGAATTAAACATGAGCTCCTGATGGCATGGCTTAGCTGGCTAATGTAGCTGTTACACGTGAAATCAGCTGATTCATCACATGATAGCTTCAGTAGCCAGGggccctgctgctgctaagATGTGATTGAGGGTCTCTGGATCAACACGCACACATTGAGAAAGAAGCTATGTGACTTTATCCATGCTGATATCCTcccttctgtctgtgttgtagCTCTCATCAGCCTGTCCTTTGGAGGGGCCATTGGCCTCATGTTCCTCATGCTAGGATGTGCCCTCCCTGTGTACGAGTAAGTACCACCAGCACACACCCTGTGAGCctgctaatgtgtgtgtctgaaggaCACTGTTCATACTTGGCACTCAAACACACCTTGGGTGATCCCAGATCAGGTTAACAGCTTTAAATGCATGGCTGGATTATCCTGCATGGGGGCTCCAGGTCATAAATGAACTGCTGGGTCCTGAATACAAACTGCCACATGAGACAAAGACAGTATTTCCATCTTTGTGAACAATAAGCCCAGTTCCTCcctgtttctgttgtttagtACTTATATTGTGGAATATGACGTGGCCCCCAGCTTGATTGTGTTGTGGTTTGTGATGGATTTTCAGTGTCAGAGGCTGCAGAGGTGGTTGTTGAAGAAATACTAATGTGGAACTGCTGGAAAGATCATAACACTGGTTCTtctatgcagtagaaagacacaacTATTTTTGAAATAGGTGCTACATCACCAGATGAAACAGAGAATACGGGTGGTGGTATTCCCTTTGGCTCAAAAGGAAGAAAGTgtacaacaaccagaatgcactggaCCGATGAACACTCCCGCTGTTGGGTGACGTACTATTTGGTTTTCGCTGGGAGTTTGCTCTAAACCAGGAAAGAGTAAGGCAGTAACAAACAATATTGTATTGTATCTAAACACTGGactcaaatatgtttttaaaggtgAGATATAGACAATGAAAAAGACCGTGGCTCATTTTTGGTCACCAGAGTCATCAGAGTTCTTTCAGCTTCCATTTTCACAGTACAGAAACAATATGGGGGCCATTTCCAGTTCATGATCTTttgctaaaatatgtttctgaaaacattttaggcaATAAATGGGCAGTTTAGTAACAGAATCTTGGTTTACAGTTTATCAGCATTGCCtagttttgacagtttgattgGAGTTTGGTGAGACGCCCCTCACTGGAtccaagagagagaaagaggggcgGCTCTTGATCTTGACACTCTACAGGAGCACAATTTTTGATGATAAAGCAGGACGCCCACCTGCGTTTAGTTTTGTCGCCCCTCAATTGCGTCATATCCCTTTTACCCTCTCTGGTTTCTATAACTTCTAAAGAACAGATGGCGATACAACAGATGATACGTCGAACAAGCTAGCAAGTTACTCTGTTGCTTACTATTGTTTGTGTCTCCTTATGttattgttttgactgagagactcTTGCAGTGTATGAAATTACCACTAACCCATAGTCAAACAGAAAAACTTGGGCTTTTAGCTCACTGGACGGTTGCCTGCTTTGTATGTGCATGAATGTACAAAAACATCAAAGATCAATTCAGGGTGGAATATAAGTATATTTCTGAGATCGTGTCAAATGAGAGCCTGGTTTATTTGAAACACACCACACCTCTCCAGTGTAGTTGCATACAGTTGATTTGCCTATTCAAATCAAGTCTGACTAGGTTTTTACAGTCACTGCATGAGACACATGGAGCTGCTGCCTCAGAGCAGGCTGTTGTAATCCAATCTCATTTGCATTTCAGCCATTGTCATCATACGAAATGACAGCCTCAGCTCTCCAGAATGTACTGGAAGATGGTGGTTAGAAAATCAATTAGTGATGATTATTAgcagagcctgactgatattaTCAGCTAATTTTATCTTATCACAGATAAATCATGATCTGTAGCCAGCCagtgaacaaaaagaaatgaagacTGAAGCTAATTTAATTATAGGTTTAATGTTAAAAATTTGCTGTTCTATATTCTGTTACTGTTAGCTGTAAAATGTCTTGTATCTTGGCCACAACACCATGATAAGTGatgtatttatgtaaaaaaatattgctGGATATATGATCAGGTTTTTATTGGTTATGTCAAGTATTGGTAAGGCTGCATCAATATATAGTTAATAGGTTGTAGAAATATGGCTCCTTCCTCTTATAGCACATCTGTGAAGTTCGATAAAGTGCTGAGTGCTGAACAGTCTTGGACCCTTTTTTCTTCAGTTCACTTAactacatttttctctcttttcactctctgCAGCAAATACTGGCCTttgttcctcctcttcttctacATCCTCTCTCCCATCCCTTACTGCATCTCGCGGAGGGTGGTCGACGACACAGACTCGGCCAGTAACGCCTGCAAAGAGCTGGCCATCTTCCTCACGACGGGCATTGTCATTTCAGCCTTCGGCCTGCCCATCGTCTTTGCAAGAGCAGAAGTGGTGAGTTACAGCAGCTTCTTAGTGCTTCATATTACTTTCATCACTTCCTGGAAAACTGGTAATAGAAAGCATCTATAGAGTGAACCACAACAGATTTTGAAATAGTCCACATCTCCCATCTTTAACCTCAAACATTACCTCTTAATCTGTCAGTTTTTGTAAGACACTGTGACCCTGTTCAGACCTATTATTATCTGTCCtaagtgatctgatcacaagtaGACAGCTCTAAGTATAGGTGTGATTGACCACAAGAAACATTGAGGATGCATTTGAGATCTGATCAGTCAGACCGCATATTTAACTAGAAACTGCAATATCTCCAGATTCCCTTGAAAAAttgcacaatttaaaaaattattGACTGGGAAGAAACTTTTTTATGAAATGGCTATGGCAAATTATGAATTCATTGTGCcctcttgtaaatttggcattaaatgcATGACattaagttttttcttttcttgaaaaaaGTGTTGGTTTGTCATCACTGGACCATCCTGTCtacttttattgcattttacctgccaacatttagcagctgtttcaactgatttcaccatttacactacatttatgaaagaagacaagaTTATATGGATGgtaaacatgtcagattttacaaatacagtaagaAGTAACCTATATAGTTGAGTTCTTTGTTCCCCATAGAGAAAgaccccagactcccttaaaaaatgcTAAAGTTTGTGAGTTTTTGAGGTACGATAAACTTTATAAACCTTTCTAAATACGTCTGACAAATTCTGAACTATTTTAGCTTTCGTATAAATTCAGCAACGGTTATACATTAAGaaatttctttctctgtgtaaaaaaccttgtgtctgtttgtcctaGTGATGTagatgtttatttgcatatagagcagggaaGGGATCaaatcactcaggacggatgttaataccaggtctgaacaggctCTCTCTGTTTATTCTGGTGAAACACACCCACttttttactctctctcctCATGTTTACAAGAGCTTAATTTAATTACAGAAACAATATTGGCCCCCGACAAATCCACTATTTACTCCATTTACTCCAGCATTTGCCAAAAATTAGATGTTAAACCAGATGTTATTtggcctttttaaaaaacaaactatataataaaactatatatttcTAACCATTTTTTAGTATAAATGTCTTCATTAGGAACCGATGGGTGTCAGCCTTAAAGCCGTAGACAGGGAAGAGATGTCTGTAACCAAAAGATTtacagtatttctgtttttaaggGTTATCTCTGCCTCCCCACCAGGTTTGGTTTTGGCAGCCGATGTAGAAGCAGGCATACTAATTTGACAAGGaagaatattaaaataaaaagtgaaagcaAACCAGCGAGACAATTAGtaaaaattactttaaaaaatcatgtttgtCTCCCTCGCTGACAGATGCTCCAGCTGCAGCGAGGACATGATTAGCATTTAGCTCCTGGCTGCTGTAAACATCCCTTCTTGCTGTGTGTCCTGAATACACAACTGAGGAGCAGCGTGTGGAAATGATTCTGTAAACTGTTGCTGTTGACACCCACTTGATTTTGGCCTAAATATGCTGTGCAGTCTGGCAGCACGCAGGCAGCATTTGTTAACCTGAATTATTGATGTGTTGGTTTACAGATCGCCTGGGGGGCGTGTGCGCTCGTGCTAACGGGTAACGTAGTCATCTTCGGGACCATCCTGGGCTTCTTCCTGGTCTTTGGATCCAACGACGACTTCAGTTGGCAGCAGTGGTAAAACAGCAGAGAGGGGGACCTTAGTCTGAACTGTTTTTATTAGCGTTacaacttattattattattatggtaTTACTGTTTGgttcttgttgttgttatttatatGATGACCGCCCATCCATAGACTCACACCAAACCAGTGcaatactttctttttttttaccgcCTGCATCATATTGAACTGACACGTGTGGGATGGAAAATGCTGACTTTGAGTTGgattgttttctcattttagtTTCGCTCTCTGACTTTGGCTCTCTGactgtgtttgtcagttttctCCATTTGCGTGTCGAGCATTGTAAGCTGTCGAGCGCTGGTGAACAAATACGTGAAAAAGATTCTGATTGATGTCGAATAAGACTTAATCTGACCAAACAGGCAGGGTCATACTTTGTCTGGGCTCCGTTCTCTATTTAGTAGACACACTGGAAGAAGCTTTTACTTCACTCAGTTGAGTGTAAATCAGCAGAAAACTGATGGAAAATCTGTACAGCACAAGCTCAGATTTCACCAATCCTGATGACAAAGAGGTCCATTTCCAGTGGGCACGGGTGTTATTGATTGAAACTGtgtctattttttatttttgtcacaatGAAAGGTGAAAATTCAGCTGAAAGAATGCAGATTTTTAATTAGTTTTCTGCTAATGTTGCTAAGATGTGAAAGCAAACAAGTCTAAAAGATCACTGTCATCCTTCAAACCCTGTTACATgtgtaaatgtgatttaaatccAGCCGtatgttctttctttctgtttgaaggttgttttttttttaatgtctgcaCTCCATAAAAATCATTTGTCATCACACTTAATAAGGAGACAAGGTTcaggagcagtgagaggagaggaTTCATTCAAACGTCCTCACCACCACCGCAGAGATCAAATTAAACTGACTTGGTGATTTCCCAGGTGCCAACTGGATGCAGGCTGCTTATTcaccctgtttttttttgcacatgaTAGCTCGTACCTCACTCTCAGTATGGGTAAGCCTCGCCTCGTCAGGTCAAGACAGCATGGAAAGCCGTACAGTAGCCGCCAGCTAGCGTAGGATTAGCTCGAGGACAGCAGCCTTGTTGGACGCTCAAGCCAAGCCAAGCTAAGAATATAAAGGCCTGGTTGGTCACTAACAGCTCTTAAGCTTTTCAATGTgactccttcaaaataaaagaatccAGCGTCTATGCTCAGTGTTAATGTCGTATTTCTCTCTAGAAGCACACACCGTCGCATTTCCTCACACCAGCATTTTCATGATACAAACACTGTTATgttttatgatt
This window of the Pagrus major chromosome 18, Pma_NU_1.0 genome carries:
- the LOC141013786 gene encoding leptin receptor overlapping transcript-like 1; this translates as MAGIKALISLSFGGAIGLMFLMLGCALPVYDKYWPLFLLFFYILSPIPYCISRRVVDDTDSASNACKELAIFLTTGIVISAFGLPIVFARAEVIAWGACALVLTGNVVIFGTILGFFLVFGSNDDFSWQQW